A section of the Mangifera indica cultivar Alphonso chromosome 12, CATAS_Mindica_2.1, whole genome shotgun sequence genome encodes:
- the LOC123193296 gene encoding U11/U12 small nuclear ribonucleoprotein 31 kDa protein, producing MVKNKNTHSDEEDETFYYRYASSAATSSSSEPTSNGPHKKSKGSNSLAPSKSTVYVSNLDYSLTNSDLHTLFSTFGKIARVTVLKDRATRKSRGVAFIQFVSIPDAQTAARAMHGKILNGRTVTASIATDNGRAASFIKKRVYKDKSRCYECGVEGHLSYECPKNQLGPRERPEPKKARRRYDGDDNENESALDFDDGNWASVVDDGAQERLIMGEEEIEEKKKVKKVSYFSDESGEDD from the coding sequence atggtgaaaaataagAACACCCACAGTGACGAAGAAGATGAAACTTTCTACTACCGCTACGCATCCAGCGCCGCCACCTCATCATCTTCAGAACCCACTTCCAATGGACCCCACAAGAAATCCAAGGGCTCAAACAGCTTAGCTCCTTCGAAATCAACGGTCTACGTTTCGAACCTCGACTACTCCCTCACCAACTCCGACCTCCACACTCTCTTCTCCACTTTCGGCAAGATCGCTCGGGTCACCGTCCTCAAAGACCGCGCCACGCGCAAGTCACGTGGCGTCGCCTTCATCCAGTTCGTCTCCATCCCCGACGCGCAGACGGCCGCGCGTGCAATGCACGGGAAGATCCTCAACGGCCGCACAGTTACGGCAAGCATCGCTACGGATAACGGGCGCGCGGCGTCGTTCATAAAAAAGAGGGTTTATAAAGACAAGTCGAGGTGCTATGAGTGCGGGGTGGAGGGGCATTTGAGTTACGAGTGCCCGAAGAATCAGCTGGGGCCCAGAGAGCGGCCGGAGCCTAAGAAAGCGCGGCGGAGATATGACGGCGACgacaatgagaatgagagtgcACTGGATTTTGATGATGGGAATTGGGCTTCAGTTGTGGACGATGGAGCCCAAGAGAGGTTGATTATGGGAGAGGAagagattgaagagaagaagaaagtaaaGAAAGTCAGTTACTTTAGTGATGAGAGCGGTGAAGATGATTAA
- the LOC123192610 gene encoding BLOC-1-related complex subunit 8 homolog: MHGFSPLDGFVEITENLAEMIKYLGNEPSVGLFYIQQHTQNAVPNLVSIKNNVVAKSHETSLHTEDLEDSISMLSSMKECGFPIADDMIKDIRKSLAVMSSSQPKKGFVHKRAFSFQMRSTGSWSPDAWGRGSTPTHPDGERKTNYFTNVFKSAKQKASNFKWPQLDPKDTSLAQGGKLLSYPTPPISVAPVSTSSSRADMESDELPLSGQVADDHDEKEAEGKEVKADDVNISPKNLLSLSESYYDFKADKEAKLEEWLGGAECNSDIFKKATDV; this comes from the coding sequence ATGCATGGATTCTCCCCTCTTGATGGCTTTGTGGAGATAACTGAAAACTTGGCAGAGATGATCAAATACTTGGGGAATGAGCCCTCTGTAGGGCTTTTCTATATACAGCAGCACACTCAAAATGCTGTACCCAACCTTGTTAGTATCAAGAACAATGTTGTGGCAAAGTCTCATGAAACAAGTTTGCACACTGAAGATTTGGAGGATTCCATCAGCATGTTGAGTTCAATGAAAGAATGTGGTTTCCCTATAGCTGATGATATGATAAAAGACATCAGAAAATCTCTTGCAGTTATGTCATCATCACAACCAAAGAAAGGTTTTGTGCATAAAAGAGCGTTCAGTTTTCAGATGAGAAGTACTGGCTCCTGGAGCCCAGACGCTTGGGGTCGTGGTTCAACTCCTACCCATCCAGATGGTGAACGGAAAACCAATTATTTTACTAATGTATTCAAGTCAGCAAAACAAAAGGCCAGTAATTTCAAGTGGCCACAACTTGATCCAAAAGATACCAGCTTAGCACAGGGCGGGAAACTATTGTCTTATCCCACTCCACCAATATCGGTTGCACCTGTGAGTACAAGTTCTTCTCGGGCAGATATGGAATCTGATGAACTGCCTCTGTCGGGTCAGGTTGCAGATGACCATGATGAGAAAGAAGCAGAAGGAAAGGAGGTAAAAGCTGATGATGTCAACATTTCACCCAAAAATTTATTGTCCTTGTCAGAAAGTTACTATGATTTTAAAGCAGATAAAGAAGCCAAACTTGAAGAATGGTTGGGAGGGGCTGAATGTAACTCAGATATCTTTAAGAAAGCAACTGATGTCTAA
- the LOC123192611 gene encoding LOW QUALITY PROTEIN: protein FLOWERING LOCUS D (The sequence of the model RefSeq protein was modified relative to this genomic sequence to represent the inferred CDS: inserted 8 bases in 7 codons; substituted 6 bases at 6 genomic stop codons), with translation MEPPNPSXDEFSQFPPPHLQFFEPPPNPSPTPAPAIAQVPQPSGPAPPTSPDQLLSXPVPRKRRHGRSQPNRSALTVSFHLPNALATKLPPNKLQVPDSNSNANANSLPKRTPDICEEIIVINKESTSEALTSGFPADSLMEEEIDFGVCGVVGRIEQANYILVRNHIXSKWRENVSRWVSKRNVXHCHSLLDSAYNYLVSYGXINFGFAPEIKEKILAEPSSGKXRVIVVGAGLSGLAAARQLLRLGFRVTVLEGRKRAGGXVYTKKMGGGGHKVNASADLGGSVLTGTLGNPLGILAKQLGCWLHKVRDKCPLYRLDGKPVDQEMDVKVEADFNRLLDKASRLRKLMGDISTDVSLGAALETFWKVGEDNLNSEAMSLFNWHFTNLEYAXSKLSLAFWDQDDPYDMGGDHCFLPGGXRLVQALAENVPIMYERTVNTIRYGSDGVQVIAGSQMYEGDMVLCTVSLGVLKSGSIKFIPELPQRKLDAIKRLGYGLLNKVAMLFPYVFWETDLDTFGHVTDNSSCQGEFFLFYSYATVAGGPRLLALVSGEAAYNFESIPPTDAVTKVLQILKGIYEPQGIIVPEPIQTVCTRXGGDPFSLGSYSNAAVGASGDNYDIMAESVGDGRLFFTGEATTRWYPATMHGAFLTGLREAANMSTYYAXARGLRMRVGRNPSKNSHTCTSLLADLFRKPDLEFGSFSVIFSQKTACSKSVAILRVTFNEPRKKNHEGSKPDQQHSNKVLFEKLQSHFNQEQQLHVYILLMRQQVLDLRDVRGGDNMRLNYXCEKLGVKLMGRKGLRSTADSVIASIKAERXIRKTSSTLASNSGEKH, from the exons ATGGAGCCACCGAACCCATCCTAAGATGAATTCTCTCAATTTCCTCCTCCCCACCTCCAATTCTTCGAACCCCCACCTAACCCTAGCCCGACCCCAGCCCCGGCAATAGCCCAGGTCCCTCAGCCATCGGGGCCAGCTCCACCCACTTCCCCCGACCAACTTCTTT TTCCAGTCCCCAGAAAACGACGCCATGGTAGATCTCAACCCAACCGCAGTGCTCTCACGGTGTCGTTTCATTTGCCCAATGCTCTCGCCACTAAATTGCCTCCAAACAAATTACAAGTTCCCGACTCCAATTCTAACGCCAATGCTAACTCTTTACCCAAAAGGACGCCGGATATCTGCGAGGAAATTATAGTAATCAACAAGGAGTCAACTTCAGAGGCGTTAACGTCTGGATTTCCGGCCGATTCGCTAATGGAGGAGGAGATTGATTTCGGAGTCTGCGGCGTGGTAGGTCGGATTGAGCAGGCGAATTACATTCTGGTTCGTAATCACA TATCCAAATGGCGCGAAAATGTGTCTCGTTGGGTGAGTAAAAGAAATG AACATTGTCATTCTCTGTTAGATTCAGCGTATAATTATTTGGTTTCTTACGGATAGATAAACTTTGGATTTGCGCCGGAGATTAAGGAGAAGATTCTGGCTGAGCCAAGTAGTGGTAAATAGAGAGTTATAGTTGTTGGTGCTGGGCTGTCAGGCTTGGCTGCAGCTCGACAGTTGTTGAGGTTAGGGTTTAGAGTCACGGTTTTAGAAGGGAGAAAGAGGGCAGGCGGGTGAGTTTACACGAAGAAAATGGGAGGAGGAGGGCATAAAGTGAATGCATCGGCTGATTTAGGAGGGAGTGTATTGACTGGGACGTTGGGGAATCCTTTAGGGATTTTGGCTAAGCAGTTAGGTTGTTGGCTTCACAAGGTTAGAGATAAGTGTCCTCTTTACAGGCTGGATGGGAAGCCAGTGGATCAGGAGATGGATGTGAAGGTGGAGGCTGATTTTAATCGACTGTTGGATAAAGCAAGTAGGTTAAGGAAGTTGATGGGGGACATTTCGACGGATGTATCACTTGGGGCTGCTTTAGAGACCTTTTGGAAGGTTGGTGAGGATAATTTGAATTCGGAGGCAATGAGTTTGTTTAATTGGCATTTTACAAATTTGGAATATGC ATCTAAGCTTTCTTTAGCATTTTGGGACCAGGATGATCCATATGATATGGGAGGTGATCATTGTTTTTTGCCCGGAG CTAGGTTGGTTCAGGCATTGGCTGAGAATGTGCCAATAATGTATGAGAGAACTGTAAATACTATTAGATATGGTAGTGATGGGGTTCAGGTGATTGCTGGGAGTCAGATGTATGAGGGTGATATGGTGTTGTGTACTGTTTCCCTTGGGGTTTTAAAAAGTggttcaatcaaatttattccAGAGTTGCCTCAGAGGAAGCTTGATGCAATTAAGAGATTGGGATATGGGTTGTTAAATAAGGTTGCAATGCTCTTTCCATACGTGTTTTGGGAAACCGATCTTGATACATTTGGACATGTGACTGATAATTCGAGTTGTCAAGGAGAATTCTTTCTGTTTTACAGTTATGCAACAGTTGCTGGTGGTCCTCGTTTGCTTGCTTTAGTTTCAGGAGAGGCTGCTTATAATTTTGAGAGCATCCCTCCTACTGATGCAGTGACCAAAGTTCTTCAAATTCTCAAAG GTATATATGAACCACAAGGAATAATTGTCCCAGAGCCTATCCAAACTGTCTGCACCAGATAGGGTGGCGATCCTTTTAGCTTAGGTTCTTATTCTAACGCTGCAGTAGGGGCATCTGGAGACAATTATGATATAATGGCAGAAAGTGTGGGGGATGGACGACTCTTCTTTACTGGGGAGGCCACCACTAGATGGTACCCTGCAACTATGCATGGAGCTTTTCTTACTGGACTTAGGGAAGCGGCGAACAT gtctacttaCTATGCTTAGGCTCGAGGCCTGAGGATGAGAGTAGGCAGAAACCCATCGAAGAATTCTCATACATGTACATCTTTACTGGCAGATCTGTTCAGGAAACCTGATTTAGAATTTGGGAGTTTTTCTGTTATTTTCAGCCAAAAGACTGCTTGTTCAAAGTCAGTGGCTATTTTAAGGGTGACATTTAATGAGCCTCGAAAGAAAAATCATGAAGGATCAAAACCAGATCAACAGCATTCAAATAAGGTGCTTTTTGAGAAGCTTCAGTCACACTTCAATCAGGAGCAACAGCTTCACGTTTACATTTTATTAATGAGGCAACAGGTGCTTGATCTGAGAGATGTCAGAGGAGGTGATAACATGAGGTTGAACT TCTGTGAAAAGTTGGGAGTGAAGCTGATGGGGAGAAAAGGTTTGCGATCTACTGCTGACTCAGTCATTGCTTCCATAAAAGCTGAGA TCATTCGCAAAACTTCTTCAACTTTGGCTTCAAATTCTGGTGAGAAACAttaa